The region TGACCTTACCCCCATTTTTAGTACCACCACTTTGCACGGTGAGCCTTGAACAGTTATAGTTCAGAAAGGCGGAGGCATGAGCGTCGTGTCGTACAAAAAGAGAACACAAGAAGAAGTAGAAGCCATAGTTAAAGAAGTCGAGGACGGCCACAGTAATGCGGACATCTGCAATAAATATGGAGTTTCAGAGACGGCTTTATATCGAATTCTTTTGAAGCATCGAGGATTGGGCTTCGCCGATCAACAACGAAGTTCTTCCGACAAAAAGAAGGTAAATCGTCTTGAAAAGAAAATTAAAGAGCAAGAACAAGAAATTAAGCTCTTAAGGGCTGCCTTAAAAAAGTTTTAAAGTCTGAAGAACGAAAGGAGCTAGTTCGTGATTGGGTTGCTAATTACGAACTCAGCGAGCGACGAGCTTGCAGGCTGATGGGTTTAAGTCGCTCACAGTATCGCTATACAAGTCAGAAAACAGAAGACCCAATGGTAATCAAGGCCATCCTGGAAATTAAGGAACGACATCCAAGATATGGGGTGCCACGATTAACTGCTCTTTTGAAAAGGCGTGGCCATTATGTAAATCGAAAACGCGTATATCGAATTACAAAGACAATGAAGTTACTCGTTCT is a window of Bdellovibrio svalbardensis DNA encoding:
- a CDS encoding transposase — protein: MSVVSYKKRTQEEVEAIVKEVEDGHSNADICNKYGVSETALYRILLKHRGLGFADQQRSSSDKKKVNRLEKKIKEQEQEIKLLRAALKKF